GGCAGGCGGTAGCCTTGCGGATGTTGCCAAGCTGAATATTTTTCTGACGGATCTTTCCTGTTTTCCTCTGGTGAACCAAGTCATGGCCGAATACTTCGAACAGCCATATCCGGCCCGGGCTGCCATCGGCGTGGCTTCCCTGCCCAGGGATGCGGGTGTGGAGATGGACGCAGTGCTGGAGCTGGAATGAGCAGTGGCCGGGAGCCCCGGTCGTGCCGGATTCAGACACCAGGATTGCAGTTCAATCGATGATGGTGACAATGACCTGGCGGTGATGAGGTCGGGTCCGGTGCTCATAGAGATAAATACCCTGCCATACCCCCAAGACCAAACGGCCCTGGCTTACGGGCAGCGTAAGATCCATGTTGGTGAGTATGGAGCGCACATGGGCTGGCATGTCATCGGGGCCTTCAGCGGTATGATGAAATAGGGGAGAGCCGTCCGGCACTGTCTCGGTCAGGAAGGCCTCCAGATCCCGGCGCACCTGGGGATCGGCGTTTTCGCAAAGAATGAGTGATGCGCTGGTATGTTTCACAAACAGGTGACACAAACCGGTTTGTATCCCCGATCCGTCAACAAGGAAAGCAATATCCCGGCTGATATTGATGGTGCCTCGGCCGTTGCTCGTTATTTCCACTACCTGTTGGTATGCCATGTTTCAATCGATTTACAGACTAAGGGTGCCTGTTACGTTATACCAATAAAAAGCCTCCTGCCAGGGCAGGAGGCTTTCAGGGTGTTGAGAATGATTTACAGATTGAAGGTTTTTGTCAGGAACACAGCCATCTGATCTCTGTTTACATCGGTATCCGGGCAGTAATTGCCTCCGCCACAACCGCCGGTGATACCTTCATTGGCCAGTTGTTCAATCCAGGCAGCAGCCCAGTGTGAGGCAGGTACATCACCGAACATGGTGCCGGTGGCCGCAGGAGGGGTATAGCTGGATCCGTGTTCGGAACGAAGCAGGAAAATGGCCATTTGTGCCCGGCTGACGATATTGTCAGGGCAGTAATTGCCTCCGCCACAACCGCCCGTGATGCCATCACTGGCCAGTCGTTCAATCCAGGCGGCAGCCCAGTGAGAGGCGGGTACGTCGCCGAACATGGTGCCGGTTGCCGCGGGGGGAACAAAACTGCTGCCATTGATGCCTCTTTCGAGGAAGATGGCCATCTGGGCGCGATTTACAGCGGAGCCCGGGCAATAGTGGTTGGCATCACAGCCGCTGGTGATACCGGCGGCCACCAGTTTTTCGATTTCCAGCCAGGCCCAGTGGTTTGTGGGTACGTCAAGAAAGGTTTGTCTCTGGGTTACGTGGATTTTTGCCGCATCCCAGCCATTGGTATCGTTATTACTGTCATCACCATCGGTGCCATTGTCATAAATGACGCCCAGCCAGTAATCACCTGTTGGCGTGTCCAGGGGTATCTGGACATTCACCATGTTGATGGTGACGTTTTGCATGGCGGCAAATTCCCAAGTGTAACTCTGGGAGCTGAGGAGCGTATCAAATGAGGTGATATTGTCATTGGTGGACAAGTACACCTTGTAATTACGGGGAGCGGATGCCGAGGTGCCGTTGGTGGGGTTGCTGGCCATGTGCTTCAGACCGGCGGTGGTATCACCACTGGTGAGATTGACTTCGTCCAGTCGCGTGTTCAAGGCCTGAATATCGAAAACACTACCCCTGGCAGTACCGGGAATAAATGTATCGTTCAGATAGGTAACCCAGCTGTCAAAGGTGGTGGTATAAACGCCGATGGTGCTGCGGTTGGAGGTTGAGGCTACAGCACCCACATACCGGCTGCCATTGTCGATATAATAGGCGCCGCTACCACTTTGCCCTCCCCACAAGGCATCAAAACAACCTCCTGTGGTATCGATTTGACGACGATTGGTATCCGGGCAGGAATCAAATGTACCCCCCCAATAGTACATGTCTTTACCATTGTGCAGGCCGGGGTCA
This sequence is a window from Thiolapillus brandeum. Protein-coding genes within it:
- a CDS encoding S-layer homology domain-containing protein yields the protein MSVMGTGIAMASDATTATVDAKSSNAMQENPAYLPTGEDQALPLPAHPPIDTIPPMPMPNPDQKSKVFVDQGPGQPVFYDIKSGKQTLGTLPDARQLENQPSQGGGYEGTSAKLPQNTSLDSQNPDLLPNAFSSMVKVANYTDDPWRKNVKLVMRFEDASQDSHYYVCSGTMRDAEVVQTAGHCVYDRDNSYGWAKDIWVYPAYDGDSDAYGYGKTGTLVSWTGWTNSGDWNYDVGAVAITRAVGMLTGWFGWASHDCTFDQGKTWNNASYPAEDCGDPGLHNGKDMYYWGGTFDSCPDTNRRQIDTTGGCFDALWGGQSGSGAYYIDNGSRYVGAVASTSNRSTIGVYTTTFDSWVTYLNDTFIPGTARGSVFDIQALNTRLDEVNLTSGDTTAGLKHMASNPTNGTSASAPRNYKVYLSTNDNITSFDTLLSSQSYTWEFAAMQNVTINMVNVQIPLDTPTGDYWLGVIYDNGTDGDDSNNDTNGWDAAKIHVTQRQTFLDVPTNHWAWLEIEKLVAAGITSGCDANHYCPGSAVNRAQMAIFLERGINGSSFVPPAATGTMFGDVPASHWAAAWIERLASDGITGGCGGGNYCPDNIVSRAQMAIFLLRSEHGSSYTPPAATGTMFGDVPASHWAAAWIEQLANEGITGGCGGGNYCPDTDVNRDQMAVFLTKTFNL
- a CDS encoding secondary thiamine-phosphate synthase enzyme YjbQ, with amino-acid sequence MAYQQVVEITSNGRGTINISRDIAFLVDGSGIQTGLCHLFVKHTSASLILCENADPQVRRDLEAFLTETVPDGSPLFHHTAEGPDDMPAHVRSILTNMDLTLPVSQGRLVLGVWQGIYLYEHRTRPHHRQVIVTIID